The stretch of DNA GCCCGGAACGACTGGTGGGCCTCCTCCCCCGCCGGGCCGGGCTCGGCGGGCGGGAACGGGTTGTGCGCTGCTGCGTTCACTGCGATCCCCTGCGGCTGTGGCGGGTTGAGGGCTGGTACGGGGGTCGGGGGCATCCGGGGTGGTGCCCCCGACCGGTCTCGAGCCTCGGTGTGTCAGACGCCGGCGAGCACACCCTGGATGCTGCGCACCAGGTCGCCCACGGTGCTGTTCTCCTTCAGGTCGTCCTCGGAGATGCTGACGCCGAACCGCTCCTCGGCGGCGACCACGATCTCGACCAGCAGCAGCGAGTCGACGTCCAGGTCGTTGACGAAGGACTTGTCGAGCTCCACCTCGGCCGGGTCGGTGCCGGCCACCTCCTGGAGGATCGCGGTCAGGCCCTCGTGGATCATTTCCTCGGTCATGGCTGTTCCTCTCGATGCGGAGAATGAAGGGGTTGAACTAGCCTGTGAAAGAACGGACTTACGGCTTCCAGGCGCGGAGGACGGCTACCGCGTTGTGCCCGGCGAAGCCGAAGGAGTTGCTGACCGCGATGTCGACCTCGTGCTGCTGCGCGGTGTGCGGCACGTAGTTGACCTCGGTGTCCTCCGGGTCGAAGCAGTTGACGGTCGGCGGCACCACGTTGTCGCGGATGGCCTGCACCAGCGCGATCGCCTCCACCGCGCCGGCCGCGCCGATCATGTGGCCGGTCATCGACTTGGTGGAGCTGATCGGCATCCGCAGGGCGTGCTCGCCGAAGACCTGACGGATCGCCAGGGTCTCGATCTTGTCGTTCAGCTTGGTGCTGGTGCCGTGCGCGTTGACGTAGTCCACCTCCGTGGGGTCGATCCGGGCGTCGGCCAGCGCGGCACACAGCGCCTGCTGGGCGCCCGCGCCCTCGGGGTGCGGGGCGGTCGGGTGGTAAGCGTCGGTGGAGGCGCCGTAGCCGACCAGCTCG from Kitasatospora sp. MMS16-BH015 encodes:
- a CDS encoding acyl carrier protein, whose product is MTEEMIHEGLTAILQEVAGTDPAEVELDKSFVNDLDVDSLLLVEIVVAAEERFGVSISEDDLKENSTVGDLVRSIQGVLAGV